CGCTGTACACGCCCGCCTCACGGACGCGTCGGGCGATCAGCTGCGCGTACTGCGCGCCGAAGTCGACGACCAGGACGGGACGCTGGGAGGTTTCGGTCTGCTCTGTCACCGGGGGCTCTCTGTTGCGGCTGCGGGTGCGGGAACGGCCTCGGCCGCTTCACGCGCGGCGAGGTACGTCTTGATGTCACGGGCCACGATGGCCTCCATGACGAACGACAGGAAGGGGACGATGCCACCGGCGGCCAGCAGCAGCAGGCGCCAGAGCGGCCACCGCATCAGGCTCCAGATGCGGAAGCATGCGAAGAGGTACACGACGTAGAACCAGCCGTGGACGACGAGGATGCCGAGCGAGAGGTTCAGTCCGTCGCCGGTGGAGAGCAGCTCCCCCTCGGGACCGGGGACGACGGGCGCCAGCCACAGGAATCCGCCCGAGCCGCCGGCGAAGACCTCCACCGCGAGCGGCGTGTACTTGAGGATCATCTCCGCGACCAGGAGCAGCAGACCGATACCCGTGATGACCGAGCAGATCTGGTAGAAGCGCAGCGCCCCACGGATCGCCGGGAAGGAGGCGAGTTTGGGCTGGGGCATGCCTCCATCCTACCCGCGGCGCCTGGGCGCCTCCCCCGCGCGGGGCGCTACCGAGGGCTCCTGCGGCGCGCGACGGCCCCACTTCCCGCGAGACTGCATACCCCGCACGAGACGGACGTAACCAGCGTCCGTCTCGTGGATCACGTGCAGTCTCGCGAGAAAGGCGGGGGTCAGGCAGAGGCCTCTTCGAGGTCCTCGATCTCCTTCTCCCAGGCGTCCTTGGCCAGCCGATACCAGAGGTAGAAGGCGAAGCCGGCGAAGATCACCCACTCGGCGGCGTAGAAGATGTTCAGCCAGTTCACCGTCGTCCCGGAATCCGGCGCCGGGGAATGGATGGTGACCAGCCCGGCCGCGGGTTCGTCGGACACGATGAACTGCCGGTACACGTCGAGGTCCGTGACGTCGTGCCAGCGACCGAGCAGGGCCGCGGGAGACATCCGCGTGAGCTCGAACGGGTCGACGCCGGGGCCCGGCGGGAGGATGCCTTCATCCGGGATGAGACGTCCGGTCACCTCGAGGGTCTCCCCCGCTTCGGCGGCGAGCGCGGATGCCGCGGCCTCGGCCTCGTCGAGGGTCTCCGCCCACCCCAGCGCGACGGCGACGGAGGTCGGCGTCGGGGCGTCGATGCGGAACTGACCGGTCACCCAGTAGCCCTGCTCCCCGTCGTTGAAGCGCGAGGAGACGACGATGAAATCGTCCGGCACGAAGGCGCCGGTCGCGACGACGCGCTGTCCGACGAGGGGATCGGTCAGGTAGGAGCCCGGTTCCACGACATCCTCGATCGGCATCACCTGCTCCGTCGCGCCTTCTTCCCGCGGCGCGGTGTCGACCGCCCGGCCGAGCTGCCACTGGCCGAGCCAGGCGAAGATGCCGGCGACCACCAGGCACAGCAGGAGCATCAGGATCCACTGCGGACGCAGCATCACCTCGCGCAGCGTCGGCGGGAAGACCTCGGGCTCGGATGCGGGGACGGGCTGATCGTTCACCGGATCACACCGCCGGAGAACGTGGTCACCGGCTGTACGGCGCGACGACGACCTCGACCCGCTGGAACTCCTTGAGGTCGGAGTACCCGGTCGTGGCCATGGACTTGCGCACCGCGCCGATCAGGTTGGCCGTGCCGTCCGCCACCGGGGCGGGACCGTACAGGACCTCCTCCAGCGTGCCGACCTGGTCGACGTGCACGCGGCGACCGCGCGGCAGGCGGGAGTGGTGCGCCTCGGGACCCCAGTGGAAACCGTGGCCGGGCGCGTCGGTGGCCCGAGCGAGCGCCACGCCCAGCATGACCGCGTCGGCGCCCATCGCGAGCGCCTTGACGATGTCGCCGGACGTGCCCACGCCGCCGTCGGCGATGACGTGCACGTAACGCCCGCCGGACTCGTCCAGGTAGTCGCGCCGCGCGCCGGCGACATCCGCCACCGCCGTCGCCATCGGGGCGTGCAGCCCCAGCGTTGCGCGGGTGGTCGAGGCGGCTCCGCCGCCGAAGCCGACGAGGACGCCTGCAGCGCCGGTGCGCATCAGGTGCAGCGCCGCCGTGTAGGTCGCGGCGCCGCCCACGATGACCGGCACGTCGAGGTCGTAGATGAACTTCTTCAGGTTCAGCGGCGCGGCGACCGAGGACACGTGCTCCGCCGACACGGTGGTGCCCCGGATGACGAACAGGTCGACACCGGCAGCGACGACCGTCTCGTAGAGGTCCTGCGTGCGCTGCGGGGTGAGGGCACCTGCCACGGTGACGCCGGCGGCACGGATCTCCGCCAGCCGGTCCCGGACGAGCTCGGGCTTGATCGGCTCGCTGTAGAGCTGCTGCATCCGCAGCGTCGCCTCGTCATCGGGCAGTCCGGCGATCTCGGCGAGGAGCGGCTCGGGGTCGTCGTACCGGGTCCACAGACCTTCCAGGTCGAGGACGCCGAGGCCGCCGAGCTGGCCGAGCATGATCGCCGTGCGGGGCGACACGACAGAGTCCATGGGTGCGCCGAGGACCGGGATGTCGAAGCTGAACGCGTCGATCGACCAGGCGGTCGACACATCCTCGGGGTTGCGGGTCCGCCGGGAGGGTACGACAGCGATGTCGTCGAACGTGTATGCGCGGCGGGCGCGCTTGGCGCGGCCGATCTCGATCTCCATCGTCACCCCTCCAGCCTAGTCGGGGCTCCCTGCGAGCACGCCCGGCGGATCAGACCTGCGCGTATCGGCCCGATCTGACGGCGCGGTCGCGCGCCTTCTCCGCCTCCTCCTCGCGGTTCTTCGGCGGGGCCGTGCTCACGAGGCCCGCCAGCAGGTGCTGCGTGGCGTGGGCGATCTCATGCACGGCACGGTCGAAGACCTCCTGGTTCGCCTTCGACGGCTTCGTGGTCCCCGCGATCTTGCGCACGTACTGCAGCGCGGCGGCGTGGACCTCGGCGTCGGATGCGGCGGGCTCGAAGTTGTGCAGGGTGTGGATGTTGCGGCACATGCCCGGAACGATACGCCGCACGCGCTCAGTCGTCACCGCCCCGCGGTTCGCGGGATATCCCCTCGCCGCGCAGCAGCCTGGTCAGCAGTCCGTCGGCGAACCAGAGCAGGAAGGCGAGGGACCCGACCAGCGGGGAGAGCGCGACCACGACCGCGGCGATGATCAGGGCACTCAGCGCACCCCGTCCGGAGCTGCGGGCCTCTTCGTCCGTGAGGTCCGGGAGCATGACCGACCGACGGCGAACCGCCCATTCCCATTGCAGCCGGCTGAACAGGATCGCGAAGAAGAACGCGACGGGCACCGCCATCCGGCCGGCCACGTACGAGGAGTACTCGGTGGTGAGCCCGGTGGCGAACGGGATGAGCACGATGAACAGGAGACGACCGTTGTTCAGCCACACCATCGCCGGGTCGACCCGGGCGACGTGTTCGAACTGCTGCACGTGCGTCATCCACAGCAGGCACAACAGGACGAAGCTGAGGGAGAAGTTCAGGAACAGCGGCCACATGTGACCGAGGGCCGCCCAGAGCTCGGTGTCGGAGCCGACGTCGCCGACCGTGTGGGACGTGAGGTCGAGGACCAGCAGCGTGGCCGCGATGGCGAAGATGCCGTCGGTGAAGGCCTCCAGCCGGGTCGTCGCCAGGTCGGCTGCGGGGTGACGTCGCCGGATCATGGGCACACTGTAGCGGCGCGCGGGCCACGGGTGCGGCCCGGCGCGGGCGAGCACCGCGAGCGGGGCCGCGGCGGGCCCGCTCGCGGTGCCTGCGCTCAGCGCTTGTAGTTCGGGGCCTCCACGACGATCTGCACGTCGTGCGGGTGGGACTCCTTGAGACCGGCGGGCGTGATGCGGACGAACCGGCCCTTGGCCTTCAGCTCCTCGATCGTGCGCGCGCCGACGTAGAACATCGACTGACGCAGGCCCCCGACGAGCTGGTACGCGACCGCCGACAGCGGGCCGCGGTAGGCCACCTGCCCCTCGATCCCCTCGGGGATGAGCTTGTCGTCGTTCGGGACGTCGGCCTGGAAGTACCGGTCCTTGGAGTACGAGGTCTTCTTGCCCCGCGTCTGCAGCGCCCCGAGCGATCCCATGCCGCGGTACTGCTTGAACTGCTTACCGCCCTGGAACACGATCTCCCCGGGCGACTCATCGGTACCGGCGAACAGCGACCCGAGCATCACCGTGTCCGCGCCCGCCACGAGCGCCTTGGCGATGTCGCCGGAGTACTGGAGCCCGCCGTCGGCGATGACCGGGACGCCGGCCTCGCGGGCGGCCTGGTACGCCTCGTAGATGGCGGTGACCTGCGGGACCCCTACGCCGGCGACGATACGGGTCGTGCAGATGGAGCCCGGCCCGACCCCGACCTTCACCGCGTCGACGCCGGCGTCGA
The sequence above is a segment of the Microbacterium caowuchunii genome. Coding sequences within it:
- a CDS encoding DUF3817 domain-containing protein, whose translation is MPQPKLASFPAIRGALRFYQICSVITGIGLLLLVAEMILKYTPLAVEVFAGGSGGFLWLAPVVPGPEGELLSTGDGLNLSLGILVVHGWFYVVYLFACFRIWSLMRWPLWRLLLLAAGGIVPFLSFVMEAIVARDIKTYLAAREAAEAVPAPAAATESPR
- a CDS encoding GuaB3 family IMP dehydrogenase-related protein, producing the protein MEIEIGRAKRARRAYTFDDIAVVPSRRTRNPEDVSTAWSIDAFSFDIPVLGAPMDSVVSPRTAIMLGQLGGLGVLDLEGLWTRYDDPEPLLAEIAGLPDDEATLRMQQLYSEPIKPELVRDRLAEIRAAGVTVAGALTPQRTQDLYETVVAAGVDLFVIRGTTVSAEHVSSVAAPLNLKKFIYDLDVPVIVGGAATYTAALHLMRTGAAGVLVGFGGGAASTTRATLGLHAPMATAVADVAGARRDYLDESGGRYVHVIADGGVGTSGDIVKALAMGADAVMLGVALARATDAPGHGFHWGPEAHHSRLPRGRRVHVDQVGTLEEVLYGPAPVADGTANLIGAVRKSMATTGYSDLKEFQRVEVVVAPYSR
- a CDS encoding DUF2277 domain-containing protein, which translates into the protein MCRNIHTLHNFEPAASDAEVHAAALQYVRKIAGTTKPSKANQEVFDRAVHEIAHATQHLLAGLVSTAPPKNREEEAEKARDRAVRSGRYAQV
- a CDS encoding TMEM175 family protein, translated to MIRRRHPAADLATTRLEAFTDGIFAIAATLLVLDLTSHTVGDVGSDTELWAALGHMWPLFLNFSLSFVLLCLLWMTHVQQFEHVARVDPAMVWLNNGRLLFIVLIPFATGLTTEYSSYVAGRMAVPVAFFFAILFSRLQWEWAVRRRSVMLPDLTDEEARSSGRGALSALIIAAVVVALSPLVGSLAFLLWFADGLLTRLLRGEGISREPRGGDD
- a CDS encoding SURF1 family protein; amino-acid sequence: MLRPQWILMLLLCLVVAGIFAWLGQWQLGRAVDTAPREEGATEQVMPIEDVVEPGSYLTDPLVGQRVVATGAFVPDDFIVVSSRFNDGEQGYWVTGQFRIDAPTPTSVAVALGWAETLDEAEAAASALAAEAGETLEVTGRLIPDEGILPPGPGVDPFELTRMSPAALLGRWHDVTDLDVYRQFIVSDEPAAGLVTIHSPAPDSGTTVNWLNIFYAAEWVIFAGFAFYLWYRLAKDAWEKEIEDLEEASA